In a genomic window of Flavobacterium lipolyticum:
- a CDS encoding FtsB family cell division protein, giving the protein MKIKNPYRDKKWFKLLGNKYVWVLLFFVIWMLFLDNYSYFDHRFLDNQIHELQDNKKYYQDEIKKDQEQIKQLKNPEQIEKYAREKYFMKKDSEDIYIIHFEGDTIQDKE; this is encoded by the coding sequence ATGAAAATAAAAAACCCATATAGAGACAAAAAATGGTTTAAACTCCTGGGCAACAAATACGTTTGGGTGTTGCTCTTTTTTGTAATATGGATGTTATTCTTAGATAATTATTCTTATTTTGATCATCGTTTTCTGGACAACCAGATTCATGAATTACAAGACAATAAAAAATACTATCAGGACGAAATAAAAAAAGATCAGGAACAGATCAAACAGCTCAAAAATCCTGAACAAATTGAAAAATATGCCCGCGAAAAGTACTTTATGAAAAAAGACAGCGAAGATATTTACATCATACATTTTGAAGGAGATACCATTCAAGATAAAGAATAA
- a CDS encoding SDR family oxidoreductase — protein MSYTDKMLRDDALKGKVIVVTGGGSGLGKAMTKYFLELGAQVAITSRDLEKLKNTATELETETGGKCLPLQCDVRHYEEVENMLQEVLKTFGKVDVLLNNAAGNFISPTERLSANAFDTVIDIVLKGTKNCTLAFGKHWIDTKQTSATILNIVTTYAWTGSAYVVPSATAKAGVLAMTRSLAVEWAKYGIRSNAIAPGPFPTKGAWDRLLPGDLAEKFDMAKKVPLKRVGDHQELANLAAYLVSDFSAYVNGDVITIDGGEWLKGAGQFNLLEAIPEELWDQLEMMIKAKKNK, from the coding sequence ATGAGCTATACAGATAAAATGTTAAGAGATGACGCTTTAAAAGGCAAAGTCATTGTTGTTACAGGTGGAGGAAGCGGTTTAGGAAAAGCCATGACCAAATACTTTTTAGAATTAGGGGCTCAGGTAGCCATTACTTCAAGAGATTTAGAAAAGCTTAAAAACACTGCCACTGAACTTGAAACTGAAACCGGAGGAAAATGTTTACCGCTTCAATGTGACGTTCGTCATTACGAAGAAGTGGAAAACATGCTTCAGGAAGTTTTAAAAACTTTTGGAAAAGTAGATGTTCTTTTGAACAATGCAGCCGGAAATTTCATCTCACCAACAGAACGTTTATCTGCGAATGCTTTTGATACCGTTATTGATATTGTATTAAAAGGTACAAAAAACTGTACACTTGCATTTGGAAAACACTGGATTGACACCAAACAAACCTCTGCTACGATTTTAAATATTGTTACAACTTATGCCTGGACAGGTTCGGCCTATGTAGTACCAAGTGCAACCGCAAAAGCGGGAGTACTGGCAATGACACGCAGTTTGGCCGTTGAATGGGCAAAATACGGAATTCGTTCTAACGCGATTGCTCCGGGACCATTCCCTACAAAAGGAGCCTGGGACCGATTATTACCGGGAGATCTTGCCGAAAAATTCGATATGGCTAAAAAAGTACCATTGAAACGTGTAGGCGATCATCAGGAATTGGCCAATCTGGCAGCTTATTTAGTTTCAGATTTTTCAGCTTATGTAAATGGAGACGTTATTACAATTGATGGTGGAGAGTGGTTAAAAGGTGCCGGACAATTTAATTTACTGGAAGCAATCCCGGAAGAACTTTGGGATCAGCTTGAAATGATGATTAAAGCAAAAAAGAATAAATAA
- the udk gene encoding uridine kinase yields MLIIGLAGGTGSGKTTVVHQIMNELPDTEVGVISQDSYYKETNNLSFDERALINFDHPRAIDFELLVKHLKALKAGETIDQPVYSFIQHNRTDDTVSTHPRKVMIVEGILILTNPELRDLFDIKIFVHADSDERLIRRLKRDISERGRDIDEVLTRYQNTLKPMHEQFIEPSKAFADIIIPNDKYNTVAIDVVRAVINQRIL; encoded by the coding sequence ATGCTCATTATTGGACTTGCAGGAGGAACAGGAAGTGGAAAAACGACAGTAGTACACCAAATCATGAATGAATTACCAGACACAGAAGTGGGTGTAATCTCTCAGGATTCGTATTATAAAGAGACTAACAATTTGTCATTTGACGAAAGAGCATTAATCAATTTCGACCACCCGCGTGCGATCGATTTTGAATTACTGGTAAAACACCTTAAAGCATTAAAAGCAGGTGAAACGATAGACCAGCCTGTATATTCTTTTATACAGCACAACAGAACCGATGATACAGTTTCAACTCACCCAAGAAAAGTAATGATTGTTGAGGGAATTTTAATTCTGACCAATCCGGAGTTACGTGATCTTTTTGACATCAAAATTTTTGTTCATGCCGATTCAGACGAAAGATTAATCCGTCGTTTAAAAAGAGACATTTCAGAACGCGGACGTGATATTGACGAGGTTTTAACACGTTATCAAAACACCTTAAAGCCAATGCACGAACAGTTTATAGAACCTTCTAAGGCTTTCGCCGACATTATAATTCCAAACGACAAATACAATACCGTGGCCATAGATGTAGTCCGGGCTGTAATTAATCAGCGAATTTTATAA